A window of the Gemmatirosa kalamazoonensis genome harbors these coding sequences:
- the hisG gene encoding ATP phosphoribosyltransferase has protein sequence MLRIALPNKGRLADDARELFNDAGLEVRVRGDRALTASLGGEFEAIFVRAADIPEFVADGAADAGVTGWDLVCESERPLDALLDLGFGRCRIVVAAREDSAVHTADDLGVHDGRAVRVATVFPRVTTRFFASLGREATVVPISGAVEIAPHLGIADVIVDLTSTGSTLKVNGLREVATVLESSARLIATPGTMPAAGETASDKARALDELVAALASVLRARDRRYVMANVPRAALDRVKEVLPGISGPTVIDIMNGGTHVAVHAVVAAATIYRTIAQLKALGGEGILVTRIERLMP, from the coding sequence ATGCTACGCATCGCACTGCCTAACAAAGGGCGCCTCGCCGACGACGCCCGCGAGCTGTTCAACGACGCCGGGCTCGAGGTACGCGTCCGCGGCGACCGCGCGCTCACCGCGTCGCTCGGCGGCGAGTTCGAGGCCATCTTCGTGCGCGCCGCCGACATCCCCGAGTTCGTCGCCGACGGCGCGGCGGACGCCGGCGTCACGGGGTGGGACCTCGTGTGCGAGAGCGAGCGGCCGCTCGACGCGCTGCTCGACCTCGGCTTCGGCCGCTGCCGCATCGTCGTCGCGGCGCGCGAGGACAGTGCGGTGCACACGGCCGACGACCTCGGCGTGCACGACGGGCGGGCGGTGCGCGTGGCGACGGTGTTCCCGCGCGTGACGACGCGCTTCTTCGCGTCGCTCGGACGCGAGGCGACGGTCGTACCGATCTCCGGCGCGGTGGAGATCGCCCCGCACCTCGGCATCGCCGACGTCATCGTCGACCTCACGTCGACCGGCTCGACGCTGAAGGTGAACGGGCTGCGCGAGGTCGCGACGGTGCTCGAGTCGAGCGCGCGGCTCATCGCGACGCCGGGCACGATGCCCGCCGCGGGCGAGACGGCGAGCGACAAGGCGCGCGCGCTCGACGAGCTGGTCGCGGCGCTCGCGTCGGTGCTCCGCGCGCGCGACCGCCGGTACGTGATGGCGAACGTGCCGCGCGCGGCGCTCGACCGCGTGAAGGAGGTGCTCCCCGGCATCTCGGGCCCCACCGTGATCGACATCATGAACGGCGGCACGCACGTGGCGGTGCACGCGGTGGTCGCCGCGGCGACGATCTACCGCACCATCGCCCAACTGAAGGCCCTCGGCGGCGAGGGGATCTTGGTGACGCGCATCGAGAGGCTGATGCCATGA
- the uvsE gene encoding UV DNA damage repair endonuclease UvsE, producing the protein MLRLGLCCLFVDAPIQFRTATHKHVATLGPDGGRAYLSGAARANADALRRAVERCHALGIGAFRITSGILPLATHPISGYTVASLDDGATIGRAFETVRPLARALDVRLSFHPDQFVVLNSERESVRDASARELEFQCEVAEVVGADTVTLHAGGGAGGKPAALDRLTRTIDTLSDRARARLALENDDRIFTVEDLLPICVRTGVPLVYDAHHHRCNPDALTVDEATDRAAATWAVRDAALGPHAHEPWFHISSPRDGWGAPNPRPHADYIDPADVPDAWRDLTLTVDVEAKAKERAVLDLMERLRR; encoded by the coding sequence ATGCTCCGCCTCGGACTCTGCTGCCTCTTCGTCGATGCGCCGATCCAGTTCCGCACGGCGACGCACAAGCACGTCGCCACGCTCGGCCCCGACGGCGGGCGCGCGTACCTGTCCGGCGCGGCGCGCGCGAATGCGGACGCGCTGCGGCGCGCCGTGGAGCGGTGCCACGCCCTCGGCATCGGCGCGTTCCGCATCACGAGCGGCATCCTGCCGCTCGCCACGCATCCGATCTCCGGCTACACCGTCGCGTCGCTCGACGACGGCGCGACGATCGGCCGCGCGTTCGAGACCGTTAGGCCGCTCGCCCGCGCGCTCGACGTGCGCCTGAGCTTCCACCCCGACCAGTTCGTCGTGCTGAACTCGGAGCGCGAGAGCGTGCGCGACGCGTCGGCGCGCGAGCTGGAGTTCCAGTGCGAGGTCGCGGAGGTCGTCGGCGCGGATACGGTCACGCTCCACGCGGGCGGCGGTGCCGGCGGCAAGCCCGCCGCGCTCGACCGCCTCACGCGCACGATCGACACGCTGTCCGACCGCGCCCGCGCGCGCCTCGCGCTCGAGAACGACGACCGGATCTTCACGGTCGAGGACCTGCTGCCGATATGCGTGCGTACCGGGGTTCCGCTCGTCTACGACGCGCACCACCACCGCTGCAACCCCGACGCGCTCACCGTCGACGAGGCCACGGACCGCGCCGCCGCGACGTGGGCGGTGCGCGACGCCGCGCTCGGCCCGCACGCGCACGAGCCATGGTTCCACATCTCGTCGCCGCGCGACGGCTGGGGCGCGCCGAACCCGCGCCCGCACGCGGACTACATCGACCCGGCGGACGTGCCGGACGCGTGGCGGGACCTGACCCTCACGGTCGACGTGGAGGCGAAGGCGAAGGAGCGGGCGGTGCTGGATCTTATGGAACGGCTGCGGCGCTGA
- a CDS encoding HU family DNA-binding protein produces the protein MNKSELIQYVADEAELSRVKAASIVNLLFDPTSGVIAKSIKKGEVVTLTGFGTFEQRKRGARTFRNPQTGAPVKAKASKVPAFRAGATLKGTVKGGK, from the coding sequence ATGAACAAGTCGGAGCTCATCCAGTACGTCGCCGACGAGGCCGAGCTGTCGCGCGTGAAGGCCGCCTCGATCGTGAACCTCCTGTTCGATCCCACGAGCGGCGTCATCGCGAAGAGCATCAAGAAGGGCGAGGTCGTCACGCTCACCGGCTTCGGCACGTTCGAGCAGCGCAAGCGCGGCGCGCGGACGTTCCGCAACCCCCAGACCGGCGCCCCCGTGAAGGCGAAGGCGAGCAAGGTGCCCGCGTTCCGGGCCGGCGCGACGCTGAAGGGGACCGTCAAGGGCGGCAAGTGA
- a CDS encoding plastocyanin/azurin family copper-binding protein: MRFYAYAFAASALVLGACGGGDNKAADTSAAAAPAATPDTTAAATAAPATSTTAAGTATAAPITGNTVEVKMIGDAQGYRFDPANVTIKKGDGVKFTMVSGGPHNVAFDPAGIPAGADAQLDANMSDKMAELSSNMKTNPGDAITVSFANVPAGTYNYHCTPHLAMGMKGTITVQ, translated from the coding sequence ATGCGTTTCTACGCGTATGCGTTTGCTGCCAGCGCCCTCGTGCTCGGGGCGTGCGGCGGTGGTGACAACAAGGCCGCGGACACGTCCGCCGCGGCGGCTCCGGCGGCGACGCCCGACACGACGGCGGCTGCGACCGCCGCGCCCGCGACGTCCACGACGGCGGCTGGCACGGCCACGGCGGCGCCCATCACGGGCAACACCGTCGAGGTGAAGATGATCGGCGACGCGCAGGGGTATCGCTTCGACCCCGCGAACGTCACGATCAAGAAGGGCGACGGCGTGAAGTTCACGATGGTCTCGGGCGGCCCGCACAACGTCGCCTTCGACCCCGCGGGCATCCCCGCCGGCGCCGACGCGCAGCTCGACGCCAACATGTCCGACAAGATGGCCGAGCTGTCGAGCAACATGAAGACGAACCCCGGTGATGCGATCACCGTCTCGTTCGCGAACGTCCCGGCGGGCACGTACAACTATCACTGCACGCCGCACCTCGCGATGGGGATGAAGGGCACGATCACGGTCCAGTAA